From Camelina sativa cultivar DH55 chromosome 7, Cs, whole genome shotgun sequence, one genomic window encodes:
- the LOC104700004 gene encoding tobamovirus multiplication protein 1-like isoform X2 has protein sequence MLCSKLYRFQSLSRFYRCRTCFHRIPSDFILSASCFQLSRFHRRNKQVGWTRQKVLHLMIGSSNTGSVIYFVAAIVATCTRWHHWSNALGFLLMAFPKILFLATFLLLLSFWVDVCHQGNGDDDDDDDEENSIQQVLLEKSKSKPGSSNASDRRKCCSFHGIHVGTRQKFVVAAVVLVFILMIAFAILIWIASGKNPINASVLAQVYVDIFAAIIIITGGGICFYGLRLLFNLRKVRSEQVSSEMRKVSGLAGVSVVCFTVSSLIALLTHIPFFYHWNPSKLHGIKALVLLIIYYFIGSTVPLAFVLWVLRELPPQNMVSRQEEPRRITYVNYETARQPPQHWASTTVSKNQVSKASPI, from the exons ATGTTATGCTCCAAGCTTTATCGCTTTCAATCTCTGTCTCGCTTTTATCGATGCCGCACTTGCTTTCATCGCATTCCTTCAG ATTTTATCTTGTCTGCCTCCTGCTTTCAGTTATCTCGATTTCACAGGCGGAATAAACAAGTTGGGTGGACACGGCAAAAA GTGCTTCATCTTATGATTGGCTCTTCAAACACAG GTTCTGTCATTTATTTTGTGGCTGCGATTGTAGCGACTTGTACAAGGTGGCATCATTGGTCCAACGCATTAGGTTTTCTACTTATGG CCTTTCCCAAAATTCTGTTTCTGGCaacttttcttctgcttctctctTTCTG gGTAGATGTTTGCCATCAGGGaaatggagatgatgatgatgatgatgatgaagaaaatagCATCCAGCAAGTGTTACTTGAAAAAAGCAAGAGCAAGCCAGGTTCTTCGAATGCAAGTGATCGTAGAAAGTGTTGCTCTTTTCATGGAATTCATGTTGGCACCCGGCAGAAGTTTGTTGTTGCG gcGGTTGTTCTTGTGTTCATCTTAATGATAGCGTTTGCAATCCTTATCTGGATTGCTTCCGGAAAGAATCCTATCAATGCTTCAGTGTTGGCTCAG GTGTATGTTGATATTTTTGCTGCAATAATCATAATTACGGGAGGAGGAATATGCTTCTATG GCCTGCGTCTGCTCTTTAATCTAAGGAAGGTGCGGTCTGAACAGGTTTCATCGGAGATGCGAAAG GTATCGGGTTTAGCAGGCGTTTCAGTTGTTTGCTTCACCGTTAGCTCTTTAATCGCTCTTCTCACACACATACCG TTCTTCTATCATTGGAACCCAAGCAAATTGCACGGCATCAAAGCATTGGTTCTTCTGATCATATACTATTTTATAG GTTCCACAGTACCATTGGCTTTCGTTCTATGGGTTTTGCGGGAGTTACCTCCTCAAAACATGGTGAGTAGACAAGAAGAACCTAGAAGAATTACTTATGTCAACTATGAAACTGCAAGGCAGCCTCCCCAGCACTGGGCCTCAACAACAGTGTCGAAAAATCAG GTTTCTAAGGCAAGTCCTATATGA
- the LOC104700004 gene encoding tobamovirus multiplication protein 1-like isoform X1, producing the protein MTIVATLLESTQHNNKCYAPSFIAFNLCLAFIDAALAFIAFLQLSRFHRRNKQVGWTRQKVLHLMIGSSNTGSVIYFVAAIVATCTRWHHWSNALGFLLMAFPKILFLATFLLLLSFWVDVCHQGNGDDDDDDDEENSIQQVLLEKSKSKPGSSNASDRRKCCSFHGIHVGTRQKFVVAAVVLVFILMIAFAILIWIASGKNPINASVLAQVYVDIFAAIIIITGGGICFYGLRLLFNLRKVRSEQVSSEMRKVSGLAGVSVVCFTVSSLIALLTHIPFFYHWNPSKLHGIKALVLLIIYYFIGSTVPLAFVLWVLRELPPQNMVSRQEEPRRITYVNYETARQPPQHWASTTVSKNQVSKASPI; encoded by the exons ATGACGATCGTAGCTACGCTATTAGAATCAACGCAGCATAATAATAAATGTTATGCTCCAAGCTTTATCGCTTTCAATCTCTGTCTCGCTTTTATCGATGCCGCACTTGCTTTCATCGCATTCCTTCAG TTATCTCGATTTCACAGGCGGAATAAACAAGTTGGGTGGACACGGCAAAAA GTGCTTCATCTTATGATTGGCTCTTCAAACACAG GTTCTGTCATTTATTTTGTGGCTGCGATTGTAGCGACTTGTACAAGGTGGCATCATTGGTCCAACGCATTAGGTTTTCTACTTATGG CCTTTCCCAAAATTCTGTTTCTGGCaacttttcttctgcttctctctTTCTG gGTAGATGTTTGCCATCAGGGaaatggagatgatgatgatgatgatgatgaagaaaatagCATCCAGCAAGTGTTACTTGAAAAAAGCAAGAGCAAGCCAGGTTCTTCGAATGCAAGTGATCGTAGAAAGTGTTGCTCTTTTCATGGAATTCATGTTGGCACCCGGCAGAAGTTTGTTGTTGCG gcGGTTGTTCTTGTGTTCATCTTAATGATAGCGTTTGCAATCCTTATCTGGATTGCTTCCGGAAAGAATCCTATCAATGCTTCAGTGTTGGCTCAG GTGTATGTTGATATTTTTGCTGCAATAATCATAATTACGGGAGGAGGAATATGCTTCTATG GCCTGCGTCTGCTCTTTAATCTAAGGAAGGTGCGGTCTGAACAGGTTTCATCGGAGATGCGAAAG GTATCGGGTTTAGCAGGCGTTTCAGTTGTTTGCTTCACCGTTAGCTCTTTAATCGCTCTTCTCACACACATACCG TTCTTCTATCATTGGAACCCAAGCAAATTGCACGGCATCAAAGCATTGGTTCTTCTGATCATATACTATTTTATAG GTTCCACAGTACCATTGGCTTTCGTTCTATGGGTTTTGCGGGAGTTACCTCCTCAAAACATGGTGAGTAGACAAGAAGAACCTAGAAGAATTACTTATGTCAACTATGAAACTGCAAGGCAGCCTCCCCAGCACTGGGCCTCAACAACAGTGTCGAAAAATCAG GTTTCTAAGGCAAGTCCTATATGA
- the LOC104700004 gene encoding tobamovirus multiplication protein 1-like isoform X3, which yields MLQALSLSISVSLLSMPHLLSSHSFRFLISSYCFQLSRFHRRNKQVGWTRQKVLHLMIGSSNTGSVIYFVAAIVATCTRWHHWSNALGFLLMAFPKILFLATFLLLLSFWVDVCHQGNGDDDDDDDEENSIQQVLLEKSKSKPGSSNASDRRKCCSFHGIHVGTRQKFVVAAVVLVFILMIAFAILIWIASGKNPINASVLAQVYVDIFAAIIIITGGGICFYGLRLLFNLRKVRSEQVSSEMRKVSGLAGVSVVCFTVSSLIALLTHIPFFYHWNPSKLHGIKALVLLIIYYFIGSTVPLAFVLWVLRELPPQNMVSRQEEPRRITYVNYETARQPPQHWASTTVSKNQVSKASPI from the exons ATGCTCCAAGCTTTATCGCTTTCAATCTCTGTCTCGCTTTTATCGATGCCGCACTTGCTTTCATCGCATTCCTTCAGGTTTCTGATTTCTTCTTA CTGCTTTCAGTTATCTCGATTTCACAGGCGGAATAAACAAGTTGGGTGGACACGGCAAAAA GTGCTTCATCTTATGATTGGCTCTTCAAACACAG GTTCTGTCATTTATTTTGTGGCTGCGATTGTAGCGACTTGTACAAGGTGGCATCATTGGTCCAACGCATTAGGTTTTCTACTTATGG CCTTTCCCAAAATTCTGTTTCTGGCaacttttcttctgcttctctctTTCTG gGTAGATGTTTGCCATCAGGGaaatggagatgatgatgatgatgatgatgaagaaaatagCATCCAGCAAGTGTTACTTGAAAAAAGCAAGAGCAAGCCAGGTTCTTCGAATGCAAGTGATCGTAGAAAGTGTTGCTCTTTTCATGGAATTCATGTTGGCACCCGGCAGAAGTTTGTTGTTGCG gcGGTTGTTCTTGTGTTCATCTTAATGATAGCGTTTGCAATCCTTATCTGGATTGCTTCCGGAAAGAATCCTATCAATGCTTCAGTGTTGGCTCAG GTGTATGTTGATATTTTTGCTGCAATAATCATAATTACGGGAGGAGGAATATGCTTCTATG GCCTGCGTCTGCTCTTTAATCTAAGGAAGGTGCGGTCTGAACAGGTTTCATCGGAGATGCGAAAG GTATCGGGTTTAGCAGGCGTTTCAGTTGTTTGCTTCACCGTTAGCTCTTTAATCGCTCTTCTCACACACATACCG TTCTTCTATCATTGGAACCCAAGCAAATTGCACGGCATCAAAGCATTGGTTCTTCTGATCATATACTATTTTATAG GTTCCACAGTACCATTGGCTTTCGTTCTATGGGTTTTGCGGGAGTTACCTCCTCAAAACATGGTGAGTAGACAAGAAGAACCTAGAAGAATTACTTATGTCAACTATGAAACTGCAAGGCAGCCTCCCCAGCACTGGGCCTCAACAACAGTGTCGAAAAATCAG GTTTCTAAGGCAAGTCCTATATGA
- the LOC104700006 gene encoding uncharacterized protein LOC104700006: MAEEYDESEVLFSNNGFSSVHQLDEKNKNLLFGSYGDQWNKTRRIKKTTEDKALSSSLPVNIPENMFRRYVEKEEEHFDGGEEIVPPHIMVGRRIQGGGQMAFSVCSGSGRTLKGRDLRRVRNSVLRLTGFLEA; this comes from the coding sequence ATGGCGGAGGAGTACGATGAATCTGAGGTACTATTCTCCAATAATGGTTTCAGCTCTGTTCACCAACTagatgaaaaaaacaagaatcttcTGTTCGGTTCCTATGGAGATCAGTGGAACAAGACAAGACGTATCAAGAAGACGACGGAGGACAAGGCCTTATCGAGCTCTCTCCCGGTGAATATTCCGGAGAACATGTTTCGTAGGTACGTTGAGAAAGAGGAGGAACATTTTGACGGTGGAGAAGAGATAGTGCCGCCGCATATTATGGTCGGACGGAGGATCCAAGGAGGAGGACAAATGGCGTTTTCCGTTTGTTCAGGTAGTGGAAGGACTCTTAAGGGAAGAGATCTGAGACGGGTTCGTAATTCGGTTCTTAGGTTAACCGGTTTTTTGGAGGCTTGA
- the LOC109125381 gene encoding uncharacterized protein LOC109125381 — protein MVTIIMKTTEDKALSSSLPVNIPENMFRRYVEKEEEHFDGGEEIVPPHIMVGRRIQGGGQMAFSVCSGSGRTLKGRDLRRVRNSVLRLTGFLEA, from the exons ATGGTCACAATTATAATG AAGACGACGGAGGACAAGGCCTTATCGAGCTCTCTCCCGGTGAATATTCCGGAGAACATGTTTCGTAGGTACGTTGAGAAAGAGGAGGAACATTTTGACGGTGGAGAAGAGATAGTGCCGCCGCATATTATGGTCGGACGGAGGATCCAAGGAGGAGGACAAATGGCGTTTTCCGTTTGTTCAGGTAGTGGAAGGACTCTTAAGGGAAGAGATCTGAGACGGGTTCGTAATTCGGTTCTTAGGTTAACCGGTTTTTTGGAGGCTTGA
- the LOC104700008 gene encoding uncharacterized protein LOC104700008 isoform X1 yields MRGAESLVTLNHKILRPCRKLLIRISKSCPRRHNRHLKLKKASPSSSASSGNKVTKVVALFFLSFHKKKQKKEKMKRLNELRSFSHAVSDQKKVPNKESNKKVFPSRLTMSWLGQGKGNNNNNNNTQEVPQDHDARSRDSTSAFIP; encoded by the exons ATGCGAGGAGCCGAGTCGTTGGTTACCTTAAACCACAAGATTCTCCGGCCATGTAGGAAACTCCTAATCAGAATCAGCAAGAGCTGTCCCCGACGCCATAACCGGCATTTGAAACTCAAGAaagcatctccttcttcttcagcttcttcaggGAACAAGGTCACCAAAGTGGTGGCTTTGTTCTTCCTCTCCTTCCAtaaaaagaagcagaagaaagagaagatgaagcGGCTTAACGAACTCAGGAGCTTCTCGCACGCAGTCAGTGACCAGAAGAAGGTCccaaacaaagaatcaaacaagaaagTTTTCCCATCAAGACTCACAATGTCATGGCTAG GTCAAGGCAagggtaacaacaacaacaacaacaacacacaggAAGTCCCTCAAGATCACGATGCACGTAGTAGAGACAGCACAAGCGCATTCATTCCTTGA
- the LOC104700008 gene encoding uncharacterized protein LOC104700008 isoform X2, with the protein MRGAESLVTLNHKILRPCRKLLIRISKSCPRRHNRHLKLKKASPSSSASSGNKVTKVVALFFLSFHKKKQKKEKMKRLNELRSFSHAVSDQKKVPNKESNKKVFPSRLTMSWLGQGKGNNNNTQEVPQDHDARSRDSTSAFIP; encoded by the coding sequence ATGCGAGGAGCCGAGTCGTTGGTTACCTTAAACCACAAGATTCTCCGGCCATGTAGGAAACTCCTAATCAGAATCAGCAAGAGCTGTCCCCGACGCCATAACCGGCATTTGAAACTCAAGAaagcatctccttcttcttcagcttcttcaggGAACAAGGTCACCAAAGTGGTGGCTTTGTTCTTCCTCTCCTTCCAtaaaaagaagcagaagaaagagaagatgaagcGGCTTAACGAACTCAGGAGCTTCTCGCACGCAGTCAGTGACCAGAAGAAGGTCccaaacaaagaatcaaacaagaaagTTTTCCCATCAAGACTCACAATGTCATGGCTAGGTCAAGGCAagggtaacaacaacaacacacaggAAGTCCCTCAAGATCACGATGCACGTAGTAGAGACAGCACAAGCGCATTCATTCCTTGA